One window from the genome of Vicugna pacos chromosome 21, VicPac4, whole genome shotgun sequence encodes:
- the LOC102533815 gene encoding low affinity immunoglobulin gamma Fc region receptor III-A-like isoform X1: MWQLLLSTALLLLVSAGTQAADLPKAVVLLDPQWDQVLKDDTVTLKCLGDYALGDSSTKWWHNGSFISNQASSFTIEANVEDSGEYKCQTSLSALSDPVHLEVHVDWLLLQAPQRVVKEGEPIWLRCHSWKNRPVHKVQYFRNGRGQMFYHWNSYFNISKATLEHSGSYFCRGLIGNKNESSKAVDITVKGLENPPFFPTWHQIALCLLLGLLFAVDTGLYFSVQRDLRSSKKDWRGAKVTWSQGSQDK; this comes from the exons ATGTGGCAGCTGCTACTATCAACAGCTCTGCTGCTTCTGG TTTCAGCTGGCACTCAAGCTG CAGATCTCCCAAAGGCTGTGGTGCTCCTAGATCCTCAGTGGGACCAGGTACTCAAGGATGACACTGTGACTCTGAAGTGTCTGGGGGACTACGCTCTTGGAGACAGTTCCACAAAGTGGTGGCACAACGGGAGCTTCATCTCAAACCAGGCCTCCAGCTTCACCATAGAAGCTAACGTTGAAGACAGTGGAGAATACAAGTGTCAGACAAGCCTCTCCGCACTCAGTGACCCAGTGCACCTGGAAGTCCACGTAG ACTGGCTGTTGCTCCAAGCCCCTCAGAGGGTGGTCAAGGAGGGGGAGCCCATTTGGCTGAGATGCCACAGCTGGAAGAACCGTCCTGTACACAAGGTCCAATATTTCCGGAATGGCAGAGGGCAGATGTTTTATCATTGGAATTCTTACTTCAACATTTCAAAAGCAACACTCGAACACAGTGGCTCCTACTTCTGCAGGGGGCTTATCGGGAATAAAAACGAGTCCTCAAAGGCTGTGGACATCACTGTTAAAG GTCTAGAAAATCCACCATTCTTTCCAACTTGGCACCAAATCGCTCTCTGCCTGTTGTTGGGACTCCTGTTTGCGGTGGATACAGGGCTGTATTTCTCTGTGCAGAGAGACCTTCGAAGCTCAAAGAAGGACTGGAGGGGTGCCAAAGTCACATGGAGCCAAGGTTCTCAGGacaaatga
- the LOC102533815 gene encoding low affinity immunoglobulin gamma Fc region receptor III-A-like isoform X2, whose amino-acid sequence MWQLLLSTALLLLVSAGTQADLPKAVVLLDPQWDQVLKDDTVTLKCLGDYALGDSSTKWWHNGSFISNQASSFTIEANVEDSGEYKCQTSLSALSDPVHLEVHVDWLLLQAPQRVVKEGEPIWLRCHSWKNRPVHKVQYFRNGRGQMFYHWNSYFNISKATLEHSGSYFCRGLIGNKNESSKAVDITVKGLENPPFFPTWHQIALCLLLGLLFAVDTGLYFSVQRDLRSSKKDWRGAKVTWSQGSQDK is encoded by the exons ATGTGGCAGCTGCTACTATCAACAGCTCTGCTGCTTCTGG TTTCAGCTGGCACTCAAGCTG ATCTCCCAAAGGCTGTGGTGCTCCTAGATCCTCAGTGGGACCAGGTACTCAAGGATGACACTGTGACTCTGAAGTGTCTGGGGGACTACGCTCTTGGAGACAGTTCCACAAAGTGGTGGCACAACGGGAGCTTCATCTCAAACCAGGCCTCCAGCTTCACCATAGAAGCTAACGTTGAAGACAGTGGAGAATACAAGTGTCAGACAAGCCTCTCCGCACTCAGTGACCCAGTGCACCTGGAAGTCCACGTAG ACTGGCTGTTGCTCCAAGCCCCTCAGAGGGTGGTCAAGGAGGGGGAGCCCATTTGGCTGAGATGCCACAGCTGGAAGAACCGTCCTGTACACAAGGTCCAATATTTCCGGAATGGCAGAGGGCAGATGTTTTATCATTGGAATTCTTACTTCAACATTTCAAAAGCAACACTCGAACACAGTGGCTCCTACTTCTGCAGGGGGCTTATCGGGAATAAAAACGAGTCCTCAAAGGCTGTGGACATCACTGTTAAAG GTCTAGAAAATCCACCATTCTTTCCAACTTGGCACCAAATCGCTCTCTGCCTGTTGTTGGGACTCCTGTTTGCGGTGGATACAGGGCTGTATTTCTCTGTGCAGAGAGACCTTCGAAGCTCAAAGAAGGACTGGAGGGGTGCCAAAGTCACATGGAGCCAAGGTTCTCAGGacaaatga